The genomic DNA TACGATCCCTGAAATATTTTAATTGACCGTTTCGAATGCGCTTATCATCTTTATCTTTAGAGTTGTATTTCGGAATTTCATAATCTGGTAATTCCTTGCCCTCTTTGTAGTGACAACAAGATTTAATCTCATGCATCACTTTATCCATTGCATATTTGAAACTAGGCTCTCCAATATTTTGAAAACCTTCTTGCTCTATCAACTGACTAATATATTTTTTTGTAATTAAAAATTCACATCGAACCAGATAAGGCATCTTTGCCAATTTATCGAAATCGTAATATCCTCCGTTTCGATTTTCTATGTTCACTTCTTGATAAAACTCAATATTAAATCCTGCCGGATATATTTCAGATTTGAATAATAAATCACCCTTAGCACCTTCCCAATGAGTGTCTGCTAATATTGGATATCGTTCTAGGATTTCCCGATCAGTCTGAATAATGAAACCACGCTGTTTTAACAACTCAAAAATCTTATTCAACAGATCTTTTTTTCCACCATGAACTCCGATGCTCGTGCTTGATGATTCAGCATAATAAGTTTTCTTCATGATTCTTTCCCCTTTCAAGTACTGCACATTTTGTGTCATATATGTCACTTGCTCATCCATCCCATCGCAAACCCCGAAGCCACCAGCAACACGCCAGCCACGACGACTCCGATGTATTCCGAAAATGTTACTACCGTCATTCAATCAACTCCTTAACCCCTGCCGTCATTAGCCCTACGCATAACAGCGATATATCTATGCGTCGTAAAATCATTCGCAAACTTCTTTTTCGGACCATATGACCCGGGATCCAAAGCGAACATTTTCCGCGTCTCCAAATCCTCGCTCATAGATACAAGTTCGAACCCGCGTGATTCAAGTTCCGCGACACGTCTATCGACTACCGCTTTATCTCCACCCGTGACCCTTGTTGTGAAATACTTGCTCATGTTCTCAGCCCCTCTTTGTTATTCCCGCACCCATTCCTTGTTTTTCAAACGAACTACGATCAGTTCCATGCCCGTTTTCATTTCGAATAATTTCCTCCGGAGGGGAAAATCCCTTGTAACAGGCCCTCCCTTAATGTCGATCACCTCAACGAATCCATCAAAGTAAGTTACTCGAAAGTCCGCCGTATAAATAGCCCCTGACTTCCATCGCTCACCTTTCCCCCGACATAAAGTACATTTGATAGGATTACCAGTCTTAGGACTTGGACGATTACCTAAGCCATAGCAACGCTTGCAGGAAACCTTATAAGGTTCGATTATTTGAAACTCTGGTTGCACCTCAATTTGCTTGATAAACTGATCTTTTTTAAGGTGCATATAATAAAGTCCCTCTGTTTTTGAATCAAAATTTATTCCGTCCAGGGTAATAGTTTTCGAGATAAACTCCCTTGATTGTTTCGGTGCCCTCTGTCTGTTTGAAACCCTTTGCGCATTCCTCAAACTGCCACCTCCGACTCAACAACCTCTTCAAGCGTGATTTGAATCCTTTCAAACTCCGCATCTTCGATAGCCTGCTTTACCTTGCAAACCGGCCCATATCCATCATCAATCGACTTCTGCGTTTTCAGCTTCCTGCCACATCGTCCGCATGTCATTCAAATCGCCCTCCCCACTGCTATTCCGTGTTTATTCCGCTGTACAAACGGCTTGTCCACCCGCTCAATCCGCCATCCATCCGACTGCATCTGCTTTAATTCCCTTCTCGTGTAATGCCCATAGGAGTACAGTTGCTGACGACTATCTTTCTTTGTCAATGTCGCCAGCATGAAGCGCATCCTCTTTCGCTAGATTCTCTCTAAGCAGTTGTGTAAAGCATTTTTCACAGAAGCTATGACCCCAAAACCTCGCCAAATCAACCTTACATTCCAAACACGTCTTCCCGTTTGCCAGTTGCATGATTGCGCCCCCTCAGTTTTTAATCAAATCCTCCGATTTCACAAAAACACCATCCACCATCTGACCCGTACGCCCCTTAATCTCGTCGTACGCTTGCTGTAGGCACTCTTCCAACGTCATTCCGTTTTGTTGCGCTAAAATGATTAGTGTTACAACCACATCCCCAATGCCATCACGAAGAGCATCCTTGTCATTTCTCGCTAACGCCGCTGCTACCTCACCGCTTTCTTCCCCAACTTTTAAGTACTGTTTGCTAGATTCAGCCTTGTCCAAGCCTTTATCGATTGACCATTGTTCTACTCGTTCAACTAGTTTTTCCAAATTCACAAGATCTCCTCCACCGCTTCGATTAGTGCTTCCTGGACCGAGTGGAGACGGTAGGTTAACCGGTAAACTCGATCGTGACTCAATCCGTTTTCTCGGATGAAATCCATTTCGCACTTTGTAAAAATACCGTTTTTTCTTTTCCGCGAGTTCTTCGGTATTTGACCAACTTTGTAAGCCGCTAACTCCCTGCGCAATCGACTAACTTCGTGCTGTAGCTTCACATTTTCCTGTTGCCACTTCCATTCGTTATCCATAGTGACCCCTCACTTTTAGGAGAATGATAATTGTGGTTTAGCTGTCGCTAAGTATTCCTTTTCTCACGAAATGATCTCGAAACGATTCTTTGAACTGAGTTTTATGTTGATTTTTGATGTGCGCTTTAAACCAACGTTTGCGTCGTGACTTGCTCACCCTTTTCATTCGATTCGCCCCTTTTCAAAGTTTCATAGATTAAATGGATTAAAATGGTAAGTCGTCATCCGAAACTTCAATCGGTCCACCTTGATTACTAAACGGGTCATTATTCGGCGCGTTGTATGTCGTTTCCGCTCGATTCTGAGCGTTTGATTGATAGTTTGGTGTATTCGTATGCCCAGACTGTTGAGGTGGGGTATTCGAAGCGCTAGGCGCATTTCCTGTATTGCTGTTTTTCGGCTCAAGGAACTGAGTACTATCCGCAACAACTTCTGTCGTATAAACTCTCTTGCCATCCTGCCCCTCGAAACTGCCTGTTTGAATCCGACCATCGACTCCGGCGAGGCTACCCTACCGCAAGAAGTTCGCAATGTTCTCCGCCTGTTTGCGCCAAGCGACACAACTTACGAAGTCCGCTTGCTGCTCTCCCTCGTTTTTAAACGGACGATTGACCGCTAACGTGAAGCGACAGACAGCGATACCGCTAGTTGTATATTTAAGCTCAGGATCTTTCGTGAGCCTGCCGACTAAAACGACACGATTTATCATGGCTTCGCCTCCCATCTATCGACACATGTTTCAACGTAATCAGCTGCCGCTTGGTAAATTTCTTGTTCCGTTTCCTTGGCTAAACGTTCGAGAATTTCTTGTGCCGCTTTCAAGGTTTGCAACTCTTCCCAAGTCATTCCGCCACCTCCAGCAACTCCAGATTCTCAAAAATACTTCCCAAACGAGTATTGCGATTTATTCTATCGTGCACGGTTTCCCAAAACTCACCCTTACCGTTCGTCATTTCGATGGTGCCTTTCTTGTGCCGCACGAATATCGCGACTCTGTATGGGCTTTTTTCGCCCGCCCATCCGTTTTCGATAATGTCACCAAACTTAAACTTTTCGAGTTTCATTACGCCGCCTCCAGCAACCTCTAATTTCCTAATGGGTTTTACCTGTGTTTCGTAAACATAAAAACTTTCGGTCACGCCGTCAGCCCCTTCCTCTCAGCCCAATACCGCTCGGCCTCCTGTATCTGCAATTCCAACGCATCCATCTCGACTTTCAGTTCTGCTTTGCTCTTAACCCGCATAGCTTGTACCAAGTAGATTCCGTTACCACTGTTCATCCATTTAGTCATTCCTGCAACTCCCTTGCCGTTAATATCCAACTGATTCCCGCAACGACGGCGCTGCCTAAAAATGCGATTAGTAGATTCATTCGTCGTCACCACCTTGAAAACTCACAATCTCGTCAAAGTCCACATAGGACTCAGCTGGTAACAGTCCAGCAATCTTTCGGGACGAATAATATCGTTCCACCATCACTTTGCTTTGCTCGCTAATAACAGCGCCCCAATCACCGTCAGTTGTTCGGTAGGCATCACCGACTTTGAACTGTCCAACTTCTCTACCAATCGACTTCCACACCCGACGTTCCTTTTCGGCTTTGATTTCCTCAGGGGTTGCGTGGCGAATTCTGTCCATGCTGAAATTTTGTTTGTATCCGTTATCAGCTAAATAATCGGTATCGACACTCCTTATGCCTACTTTTTCGATTACACCTACCAGCACTTTTCCGGAACCCGGCACCTTTTCAAATGCAATCCAATCGCCACCCTTGTACTCCGGTTCGACTTCGTACCCAATCAACAATGCCCGCGCCAAATCTGAATACATTAAATCTGCTAAAGGTTTGTAGTTGTCGTTAAGCGAATTACGATACTTGCGATTGATTCCAAACCAATTAATAAATTCTTCCCGGTCGTTATCGTTTTCTAATAAATAAACTTCAATCGCATCCGCTTGGGATTGCGAGATTTTTACTTTTCCAATCATTCCGTCATCCCCCTAAAATTCAATATTCCGGATCCGTTTATCTGTCGTATTTTCGAATTTAATCAAGTACGTATCGCGCAATAATCGTGAAACTGTTTTTGCGTCGTACATCTTCGCAAGCGCAGCTCTGCTTAAATTTGTGGTGAAGATTGTGGACTTGTCTTGTCTAGAATCACCAATACTTTTCAAGATTCTAATCGTGTAATTCGATGCGCCGTTGTCAGTGTCGGTTGAACCTGTTTCCGCACCCAAGTCATCGAGCACTAAGTAATCCACACTTGAAAGCAATTGGATAAAATACCGTTCCGTGTACTTGCTTTCACGATTTGAGAAGCTGTCACGGACTCTCGAAAACATTTCATCGATGTCGATGAACAAGCATGTTCTCTGCTTATCATCTGTCTCATTGAGATTCCGAATGATACTCATTGCAAGATGACTCTTCCCAACGCCTGGGTCGCCAATCAGCATAGTGTTAAACACTTTTCCAGAACGATAATGCTTAACCGCTGTTTTCGCGCGTTCCTTGTTTACATGCTCTTCCGACTCCTCGTCACCGATAGCCAGAAAACTTTTGAACGATGCATCGAGTAGGGTTTTGTCCTTCACGAGACTTTGGTTATTTAACACCATGTAATTTTTCCGGTTAGTAGCAAACAGCGCTTTTTCAGTCTCCAGATTTTCAAGTTGCTTGGTGTTTTTGTTGTTCTCGCACATAGGACAAAGGAGCTCGCCATCGAAGAGAAT from Sporosarcina sp. FSL K6-1522 includes the following:
- a CDS encoding DUF1064 domain-containing protein — protein: MRNAQRVSNRQRAPKQSREFISKTITLDGINFDSKTEGLYYMHLKKDQFIKQIEVQPEFQIIEPYKVSCKRCYGLGNRPSPKTGNPIKCTLCRGKGERWKSGAIYTADFRVTYFDGFVEVIDIKGGPVTRDFPLRRKLFEMKTGMELIVVRLKNKEWVRE
- a CDS encoding DUF6011 domain-containing protein produces the protein MTCGRCGRKLKTQKSIDDGYGPVCKVKQAIEDAEFERIQITLEEVVESEVAV
- a CDS encoding MazG-like family protein; this encodes MEKLVERVEQWSIDKGLDKAESSKQYLKVGEESGEVAAALARNDKDALRDGIGDVVVTLIILAQQNGMTLEECLQQAYDEIKGRTGQMVDGVFVKSEDLIKN
- a CDS encoding pilus assembly protein PilO codes for the protein MTKWMNSGNGIYLVQAMRVKSKAELKVEMDALELQIQEAERYWAERKGLTA
- a CDS encoding ATP-binding protein → MESIADVMSRLNSTRMDLTSEICYEHETLVRGNPVRKEVRKILFDGELLCPMCENNKNTKQLENLETEKALFATNRKNYMVLNNQSLVKDKTLLDASFKSFLAIGDEESEEHVNKERAKTAVKHYRSGKVFNTMLIGDPGVGKSHLAMSIIRNLNETDDKQRTCLFIDIDEMFSRVRDSFSNRESKYTERYFIQLLSSVDYLVLDDLGAETGSTDTDNGASNYTIRILKSIGDSRQDKSTIFTTNLSRAALAKMYDAKTVSRLLRDTYLIKFENTTDKRIRNIEF